Proteins encoded in a region of the Streptomyces sp. NBC_01471 genome:
- a CDS encoding class II aldolase/adducin family protein: MTEMPAPIPAPASAPAPGNVPAASAPEPVPVDQLRFAMPPVHDTPAEERQYRKERLAGALRLFARYGYEDGVSGHITARDPGYPDCFWVNPFGAPLAGLGARDLILVNGDGQVVDGRHHVNQAAFAVHAQVHRARPAVVAVAHAHSLHGRALSALGELLDPITQEACAFYEDHGLYDTYTGVVVDEEEGRRIAAALGDRKALILRNHGLLTVGDSVDAAAWWFLTMERSCQVQLTARAAGKPVPIDHRNAVATREQLGSDLVAWINYQPLWRQISGTGPDAGA; encoded by the coding sequence ATGACTGAGATGCCAGCCCCGATACCGGCCCCTGCCTCCGCCCCCGCGCCCGGCAACGTCCCGGCCGCCTCCGCGCCCGAGCCCGTACCGGTCGATCAGCTCCGGTTCGCGATGCCGCCGGTCCACGACACGCCGGCGGAGGAACGGCAGTACCGCAAGGAGAGGCTCGCGGGGGCGCTGCGGCTCTTCGCGCGGTACGGATACGAGGACGGCGTCTCGGGCCACATCACCGCCCGCGACCCGGGGTATCCCGACTGCTTCTGGGTGAACCCCTTCGGGGCGCCACTGGCGGGGCTGGGGGCGCGCGATCTGATCCTGGTCAACGGCGACGGGCAGGTCGTCGATGGCCGCCACCACGTCAACCAGGCCGCCTTCGCCGTACACGCCCAGGTGCACCGGGCCAGGCCCGCCGTCGTCGCGGTCGCACACGCCCACTCGCTGCACGGGCGGGCGCTGTCCGCGCTGGGCGAGCTGCTGGACCCCATCACCCAGGAGGCCTGTGCCTTCTACGAGGATCACGGGCTCTACGACACGTATACGGGCGTCGTCGTGGACGAGGAGGAGGGCCGCAGGATCGCCGCAGCACTCGGCGACCGCAAGGCGCTCATCCTCCGCAACCACGGGCTGCTGACCGTGGGCGACTCGGTCGACGCGGCGGCCTGGTGGTTCCTCACCATGGAACGCTCCTGTCAGGTCCAGCTCACCGCCCGGGCCGCGGGGAAGCCCGTACCGATCGACCACAGGAACGCGGTCGCCACCCGTGAGCAGCTGGGCAGCGACCTGGTGGCCTGGATCAACTACCAGCCGCTGTGGCGGCAGATCAGCGGAACCGGGCCCGACGCAGGGGCGTGA